A single window of Streptomyces cathayae DNA harbors:
- a CDS encoding lectin, with translation MSSPRTLRRWLTVALSAALVASAAVGTARAEPVDDTTAAAAAPAAVTFSDHFDGPAGAAVDSSKWHIETGDNVNNHERQYYTSGNKNAALDGQGHLVITARKENPANYQCWYGTCQYTSARLNTSGKFTAQYGHVEARMKVPRGQGMWPAFWMLGTPVNWPDSGEIDIMENVGFEPSTVHGTLHGPGYSGAGGIGAGYTLPGGQAFADGFHTFAVDWAPDSITWSVDGNVYQRRTPADLGGKQWVFNKPYFLILNLAVGGYWPGDPDGSTVFPQQLVVDHVSVTTSDAPAGGAIRGLAGKCVDVAGADTANGTPVQLYDCNGTSAQRWSVGGDGAIRALGKCLDVTSGGTADGTPVQLWDCNGTAAQRWVVTGARDIVNPQADKCLDVTGNNAANATRLQIWTCTGAANQKWMVG, from the coding sequence ATGTCCTCTCCACGCACGCTTCGCAGATGGCTGACGGTCGCGCTGTCCGCGGCCCTGGTCGCCTCCGCCGCCGTCGGGACCGCCCGGGCGGAACCGGTGGACGACACCACCGCCGCTGCCGCGGCTCCCGCGGCCGTGACGTTCTCGGACCACTTCGACGGGCCCGCCGGGGCGGCCGTCGACTCCTCCAAGTGGCACATCGAGACCGGCGACAACGTCAACAACCACGAGCGGCAGTACTACACGTCCGGCAACAAGAACGCCGCCCTGGACGGCCAGGGCCACCTGGTGATCACCGCCCGCAAGGAGAACCCGGCCAACTACCAGTGCTGGTACGGCACGTGCCAGTACACCTCGGCCCGACTGAACACCTCCGGAAAGTTCACCGCGCAGTACGGGCACGTCGAGGCGCGGATGAAGGTCCCGCGCGGTCAGGGCATGTGGCCCGCCTTCTGGATGCTGGGCACGCCGGTCAACTGGCCGGACTCGGGCGAGATCGACATCATGGAGAACGTCGGCTTCGAGCCCTCCACCGTCCACGGCACCCTCCACGGCCCCGGTTACTCCGGCGCGGGCGGCATCGGAGCCGGTTACACACTGCCCGGCGGCCAGGCCTTCGCGGACGGCTTCCACACCTTCGCCGTCGACTGGGCGCCCGACTCGATCACCTGGTCCGTGGACGGGAACGTCTACCAGCGGCGGACCCCCGCCGACCTGGGCGGGAAGCAGTGGGTGTTCAACAAGCCCTACTTCCTGATCCTCAACCTGGCGGTGGGCGGCTACTGGCCCGGGGACCCGGACGGCTCGACCGTCTTCCCGCAGCAACTCGTGGTCGACCACGTGTCGGTGACGACGAGTGACGCGCCGGCCGGCGGCGCGATCCGCGGCCTGGCGGGCAAGTGCGTCGACGTCGCCGGGGCGGACACGGCCAACGGCACCCCGGTGCAGCTCTACGACTGCAACGGCACCTCCGCCCAGCGGTGGTCGGTGGGCGGGGACGGCGCGATCCGGGCGCTCGGCAAGTGCCTGGACGTCACTTCGGGCGGCACGGCGGACGGTACCCCCGTCCAGTTGTGGGACTGCAACGGCACCGCGGCCCAGAGGTGGGTCGTCACCGGCGCCCGCGACATCGTCAACCCCCAGGCCGACAAGTGCCTGGACGTGACCGGCAACAACGCGGCCAACGCCACCCGGCTGCAGATCTGGACCTGCACGGGTGCCGCGAACCAGAAGTGGATGGTGGGCTGA
- a CDS encoding cytochrome P450: MSATTRPSAPTPTAPGGLPLIGHAHRLARDPLPFITSLRRYGSVVRIRIGPSPAYVVTDPALTRRVLVTEAAHFPKGGRIIDALRLFFGDGLATIADGEAHLRNRRLIQPMFNKSHIADRGDAMIRQVRAMVEAWPQGAPRDVYADMNATTLAAFLVALFGTDLPDRLESEFTSLMPEIMEGTIRQTILPSWITGLPLPANRAHAARVARLRALIDQAIDHHVHRAAHPGTDGTGAVPAQCPHAPAPPTRQAGLFAALLTAETPLSRRQLQDEVITLLTGAIETTGTTLAWALYEISRDPGTERLLRDELALVCAGRPLRHEDLDRLVHARRVLQEAIRKYGPAWMVTRTASRDIELGGHRIPEGADVVWSPYLHQHDPEVFPAPDVFDPDRWAPDRSQATRGSFLAFGDGRRKCIGENFAWTELQIILATILQTWPRIGVTSAAPSAQAVVTVKPDKLMMTFSSEASG, from the coding sequence ATGAGCGCCACGACGAGACCGTCCGCCCCGACTCCGACCGCTCCCGGCGGCCTGCCGCTGATCGGTCACGCCCACCGGCTCGCCCGGGACCCCCTTCCGTTCATCACCTCACTGCGCCGGTACGGCAGCGTCGTCCGGATACGCATAGGTCCGAGCCCCGCCTACGTCGTCACCGATCCCGCGCTGACCCGCCGAGTCCTGGTGACCGAGGCCGCCCACTTCCCGAAGGGCGGCAGGATCATCGACGCTCTCCGCCTCTTCTTCGGCGACGGCCTCGCCACCATCGCCGACGGCGAGGCACACCTGCGCAATCGCCGGCTGATACAACCCATGTTCAACAAGTCGCACATCGCCGACCGCGGCGACGCCATGATCCGTCAGGTGCGCGCCATGGTCGAGGCGTGGCCACAGGGCGCGCCGCGGGACGTGTACGCCGACATGAACGCGACCACCCTCGCCGCGTTCCTCGTCGCCCTCTTCGGCACGGACCTGCCCGACCGGCTGGAGAGCGAGTTCACCTCGCTGATGCCCGAGATCATGGAGGGAACGATCCGGCAGACGATCCTTCCCTCCTGGATCACCGGACTGCCGCTGCCCGCGAACCGCGCCCACGCCGCCCGCGTCGCCCGCCTGCGGGCCCTGATCGACCAGGCCATCGACCACCACGTCCACCGGGCCGCGCACCCGGGGACGGACGGGACCGGTGCGGTACCGGCGCAGTGCCCGCACGCGCCGGCACCACCGACGCGGCAGGCGGGCCTGTTCGCCGCCCTGCTCACGGCCGAGACCCCGCTCAGCCGCCGGCAGCTGCAGGACGAGGTCATCACCCTGCTGACCGGAGCGATCGAAACCACCGGGACCACCCTCGCCTGGGCCCTGTACGAGATCTCGCGGGACCCCGGGACCGAGCGGCTCCTCCGGGACGAACTCGCCCTCGTGTGCGCCGGCCGTCCCCTGCGGCACGAGGATCTGGACCGGCTGGTCCACGCCCGGAGGGTTCTCCAGGAGGCGATCCGGAAGTACGGACCGGCCTGGATGGTGACGCGCACCGCGAGCCGCGACATCGAACTCGGAGGGCACCGCATCCCCGAGGGCGCCGACGTCGTCTGGAGCCCCTACCTGCACCAGCACGACCCGGAGGTGTTCCCCGCCCCGGACGTCTTCGACCCGGACCGCTGGGCCCCCGACCGCTCGCAGGCCACCCGCGGCTCCTTCCTGGCGTTCGGCGACGGCCGCCGCAAGTGCATCGGCGAGAACTTCGCCTGGACGGAACTCCAGATCATCCTGGCCACCATCCTCCAGACCTGGCCCCGGATCGGCGTCACCTCCGCCGCACCGAGCGCCCAGGCGGTGGTCACCGTCAAGCCGGACAAGCTGATGATGACCTTCTCGTCCGAGGCTTCCGGCTGA
- a CDS encoding alpha/beta fold hydrolase, translated as MPYITVGRENSTDIELYYEDHGAGQAVVLIHGYPLDGRSWEKQSAALLDAGYRVITYDRRGFGQSGQPTTGYDYDTFASDLNMVLETLDVSDTVLVGFSMGTGEVARCVSRFGTERVAKAAFLASLEPCLLKSDDNPDGAAPREFFEGISAAVKADRYAYYTSFFKDFYNLDENLGSRISPESVRNSWHTAASGGPFAAAAAPMTWFTDFRGDIPAVDVPALILHGTADNILPIDSTGRPFHRALPHAEYVEVEDAPHGLLWTHAEDVNRALLSFLAE; from the coding sequence ATGCCGTACATCACCGTGGGACGCGAGAACTCCACCGACATCGAGCTCTACTACGAGGATCACGGGGCCGGACAGGCCGTGGTCCTCATCCATGGGTACCCCCTCGACGGCCGCTCCTGGGAGAAACAGTCCGCCGCGCTGCTCGACGCGGGGTACCGCGTGATCACCTACGACCGGCGCGGGTTCGGACAGTCGGGTCAGCCCACGACGGGATACGACTACGACACCTTCGCCTCCGATCTGAACATGGTCCTGGAGACCCTCGACGTCTCGGACACCGTGCTCGTCGGTTTCTCCATGGGCACCGGTGAAGTGGCCCGCTGTGTCAGCAGGTTCGGGACGGAGCGCGTCGCGAAGGCGGCCTTCCTCGCCTCGCTGGAGCCCTGCCTGCTGAAGAGCGACGACAACCCGGACGGCGCGGCGCCCCGCGAGTTCTTCGAGGGCATCTCCGCGGCGGTGAAGGCCGACCGGTACGCGTACTACACGTCGTTCTTCAAGGACTTCTACAACCTCGACGAGAACCTCGGCAGCCGCATCAGCCCGGAATCCGTCCGCAACAGCTGGCACACGGCGGCGTCCGGCGGACCCTTCGCCGCGGCGGCCGCGCCGATGACGTGGTTCACCGACTTCCGGGGGGACATCCCCGCCGTCGACGTGCCCGCCCTGATCCTGCACGGAACGGCGGACAACATCCTGCCCATCGACTCGACCGGACGCCCGTTCCACCGGGCGCTGCCGCACGCGGAGTACGTGGAGGTCGAGGACGCTCCGCACGGCCTGCTGTGGACGCACGCCGAGGACGTCAACCGGGCGCTTCTGTCCTTCCTCGCCGAGTGA
- a CDS encoding tellurite resistance TerB family protein: MAMWDRVKDQARALQQSQGARAGGGQHGNPGPAPAGGPARGSSSGGSRAQLMGLLKSQLASAKAELKSGAYRDASMAMCALVAAADGRVDPAERQRVEELIVSNDVLQNFPPDQLRKRFNEHVDQLVANFEVGKGRALQDIAKAAKKPVEARAVVQTGMVIAGADGTFEASEQYAIREACAALNISPTEFGV, from the coding sequence GTGGCGATGTGGGACCGAGTCAAGGACCAGGCCAGGGCGCTGCAACAGTCCCAGGGCGCGCGGGCGGGAGGCGGACAGCACGGGAACCCCGGACCGGCACCGGCCGGCGGCCCCGCGCGCGGTTCGTCCTCCGGCGGCTCCAGGGCCCAGCTGATGGGCCTGCTGAAGTCCCAGCTCGCCTCGGCGAAGGCGGAGCTCAAGAGCGGCGCCTACCGGGACGCCAGCATGGCGATGTGCGCGCTGGTCGCGGCCGCCGACGGGCGGGTGGACCCGGCGGAGCGGCAGCGTGTGGAGGAGCTGATCGTCTCCAACGACGTCCTGCAGAACTTCCCGCCGGACCAGCTCCGCAAGCGGTTCAACGAGCACGTGGACCAGCTCGTGGCCAACTTCGAGGTGGGCAAGGGGCGGGCTTTGCAGGACATCGCCAAGGCGGCGAAGAAGCCCGTCGAGGCACGCGCGGTCGTCCAGACCGGCATGGTCATCGCCGGCGCCGACGGCACCTTCGAGGCGTCCGAGCAGTACGCCATCCGTGAGGCCTGCGCGGCCCTGAACATCTCACCGACGGAATTCGGGGTCTGA